The Haloplanus natans DSM 17983 DNA segment CGGAAGCGGAAGCCCTTGCTTCCACACGGGGGTTGAGACGCCCCGACGGCGACCGGCCGTCCATGTCCCTCGTCTCCGCGTTCACCTCCGCCATCCTCCCCATCGTGTCGGTGATGGGACTCGGCTACCTCCTCGCCTCGACGCTCGATCTGGACGTCGATCCGTTGAACGACGTCGCGCTCTATCTCTTTCTCCCCGCGCTCATCTTCCACAGCATCGTCACGACGACGCTCTCGGGCGCGACGGTGGCGCGCATCTTCGCCGGCGTTTTCCTCTTCGTCGTCGCCACGATGGGCGTCACCGAACTCGCCGACCGACTGCTGGGGGTTCCCGAACCCTACCGGAGCGCGGACGTGTTGGCGGGCGCGCTCCCCAACGCCGGCTTCTACGGCATCCCGCTCGCCGAATTCGCCTTCGGCGCCATCGGCCGCACCACCGCCGTCATCTACATCACCGCGCAGGCGTTCCTGATGTACACCCTCGGTGTCTACGTCGCCTCCCGCGGCGGCGGCGAGGCGGGCATCGGCGCCGTCAAGGAGATTTTCCGTCTCCCCCTCGTCTACGCCATCGCCGCCGCGGGCGTCGTCCGCTTTCTCGGCGTCGCGCCCCCGACCGACGGCACGTTCATGTCCACCGCCCGCCTCGTCGGCGACGCCTCCATCCCCCTGATGCTCGTCATCGTCGGCATCCAACTGTCCGGACTGGCGTACGGCAACGTCCGCCGGGTGCTCCGCCCGTCGGTCATCAAACTCGTCATCGCGCCGCTTGTCGGCCTCGCCGTCGCCGTCGCCCTCGGCGGCTTCGGCGACCCAGCCGTTGCCCGGGTGTTCGTCCTCCTCTGTGCGACGCCCGTCGCGC contains these protein-coding regions:
- a CDS encoding AEC family transporter, giving the protein MSLVSAFTSAILPIVSVMGLGYLLASTLDLDVDPLNDVALYLFLPALIFHSIVTTTLSGATVARIFAGVFLFVVATMGVTELADRLLGVPEPYRSADVLAGALPNAGFYGIPLAEFAFGAIGRTTAVIYITAQAFLMYTLGVYVASRGGGEAGIGAVKEIFRLPLVYAIAAAGVVRFLGVAPPTDGTFMSTARLVGDASIPLMLVIVGIQLSGLAYGNVRRVLRPSVIKLVIAPLVGLAVAVALGGFGDPAVARVFVLLCATPVALIPLALTLSYSDTAERDGLSASEYLTMTIFVTTIASVPVLTVLITLLQDGVVF